The Penaeus chinensis breed Huanghai No. 1 chromosome 29, ASM1920278v2, whole genome shotgun sequence genome window below encodes:
- the LOC125040391 gene encoding uncharacterized protein DKFZp434B061-like, protein MAGRRDAGVQPAEPSLALEAQPHHSPSRLTLTTRPRGSPSPFALKAYPHHSPSRLTLTTRPRGSPSPLALETYPHHLPSRLTLTTRPRDLPLPLVLETYPHHSPSRLTLTTRPRDLLSPLALETYPHHSPSRLTLTTRPQGLPSPLALEAHTHHSPLRLILTTGPRGSPSPLAHETYPHHSPSRLTLTTRPRDLPLPLALEDLPSPLALETYPHHSPTRLTLTTRPRDLPSPLALEVSPHHSPSRHTLTIRPRGSPIITRP, encoded by the exons ATGGCAGGAAGGAGAGATGCAGGTGTACA ACCTGCAGAACCATCACTCGCCCTCGAAGCTCAGCCTCACCACTCGCCCTCGAGGCTCACCCTCACCACTCGCCCTCGAGGCTCACCCTCACCATTCGCCCTCAAGGCTTACCCTCACCATTCGCCCTCGAGGCTTACCCTCACCACTCGCCCTCGAGGCTCACCCTCACCACTCGCCCTCGAGACTTACCCTCACCACTTGCCCTCGAGGCTTACCCTCACCACTCGCCCTCGAGACTTACCCTTACCACTCGTCCTCGAGACTTACCCTCACCACTCGCCCTCGAGACTTACCCTCACCACTCGCCCTCGAGACTTACTCTCACCACTCGCCCTCGAGACTTACCCTCACCACTCGCCCTCGAGGCTCACCCTCACCACTCGCCCTCAAGGCTTACCCTCACCACTCGCCCTCGAGGCTCACACTCACCACTCGCCCTTGAGGCTTATCCTCACCACTGGCCCTCGGGGCTCACCCTCACCACTCGCCCACGAGACTTACCCTCACCACTCGCCCTCGAGGCTTACCCTCACCACTCGCCCTCGAGACTTACCCTTACCACTCGCCCTCGAAGACTTACCCTCACCACTCGCCCTCGAGACTTACCCTCACCACTCGCCCACGAGGCTTACCCTCACCACTCGCCCTCGAGACTTACCCTCACCACTCGCCCTCGAGGTTTCTCCTCACCACTCGCCCTCGAGACATACCCTCACCATTCGCCCTCGAGGCTCACCCATCATAACTCGTCCTTGA